One Stratiformator vulcanicus genomic window, GCGATGAACGTCGCTGTCTCTTCGGCCAGCCGGGCGGGGAGATGCTCACCGGGCGGACCATCTTCTAATCGTGGATTTCCATAGGGGGAGAAATACTTCTTGCCGCGATACGGTCCGCCACTTTCCACTCCTCCTTTGTTGACATCGAATCCCTGATCCTCCGGGAAAAAGCCTTCCGCTCCGAGGTGCCATTTGCCGGCGAAAAACGTCGCATATCCTTCCTCGCGCAAGGCTTCCGCCAGCGTGATCTCGGCATGGGGAAGCCGATCGGCGTACGGTGCCGGCAACATCTTGGTGTCGCGTTTCCAGTTCTCAGGCTGATTGTTTCCAGCCGGATTGATAAAGGTCGTAATCCCAACCCGCTGCGGATATTTGCCCGTCAGAATGCTGGCCCGCGTCGGGGAACAGACCGGACAGGCCGCGTAAGCGTTGGTGAACTTCATCCCGGTCGCGGCGAGACGATCAATATTCGGCGTCTCGTAAAACGTGCTGCCATAGCAACCGAGATCGGTCCAGCCGAGATCGTCGACAAGAAAGAATACGACGTTCTTCGCTTTTGTCTCTTCGGCGATTGCCGCCAATGTCGGCAGCACCGACGTCAGAGCCAACGCGGTTAATGTGAGACGGATATAGGGGCGCAATTCGGTCTCTCCTGCTGTCGGAAATGATCTGCATAGAGTCGCCGTGTTAATCCGCGTCACCACGTCTGAGAACAAGGACGGAGCAGTGCGCATGGCGGATCACGCGCTCGGCGACCGAACCGAGGAACAATCGCTTCAAACCGTGGTACCCGTGAGACGGAACGATGATGAGTTCGGCGCTCTGGGCGTCGGCATATTCGCAGATTTGCGTTCCGGGATCGCCGAGCAGAATATTCGTCACGACATGCGGAGCATCAAATCGCTGCTTTAATTCCGCGAACTTCGATTCGACCTGAGTTTCGCGTTCGGACTCCGTCACGTCGCCGATCAACACGCCCGGCGAAACGAAATCGAGCGGGTAGAGCACGTGAATCAGATGCACGCTTTCCGGACTCTTCGCGTGCGCAAGCCCCACTTGGAACGCGTGATCGGTATCGGCCGAGAAATCGACCGGGACAATGACCGTGGAATAGTCGTTCGTAATGTCCGGGTCATCTACGGAATCGGTTGACATGGCGGACCTCTTGAAACCGGGCGGCAAAAAGCGAAACACCGAACGTCGAACGTCAGAACGCTCGCCGATCGAACCTCAGCCTAACGCGCCACGGCTCAAGATTCCCATGCTGCGGGAACGAAGAATTTGCTCCCGCGTTCTGAGTCGCCGCAACCGACTTCGCTAACCCGAACTGCCCGTATCGCCGGTATTGATTGCCGGCTGATTCTGCAGGTCTTCCGCCCCTGCCGGGGGGAGCGTCAACACCCGGAACAGGCAGTAGGAGACCACGATCAGTACGGTTCCGACCGAAGTACACATGATGATCAAGCCAAGGGTCGTCATGGCGTCACCTCAATGGAGTCGGGAGTTTCGGCGGCCGGGTCGTCGTAGGTGCGGGCGGCAGCGAGGCGTCCGCTTTCGGCCCAATTGATTCCGGCGATATGGATCATCACCAGCATAAATACGCTGACGACACCGATGAATAGGATCGACATCATCGCGGATGGATTGCTCAAGATC contains:
- a CDS encoding universal stress protein codes for the protein MSTDSVDDPDITNDYSTVIVPVDFSADTDHAFQVGLAHAKSPESVHLIHVLYPLDFVSPGVLIGDVTESERETQVESKFAELKQRFDAPHVVTNILLGDPGTQICEYADAQSAELIIVPSHGYHGLKRLFLGSVAERVIRHAHCSVLVLRRGDAD